One Nicotiana tomentosiformis chromosome 4, ASM39032v3, whole genome shotgun sequence genomic window carries:
- the LOC138909586 gene encoding uncharacterized protein — translation MDINISADGDNSGAEKINEDNSIQLSPQDIQRIYEPWKFSVIIKLMGKRILHHYLKKKIQDLWRATEKFSLIDLGEDYYIVKFSKEENVIKALQNGPWFINSFFLSVQKWKPNFMASHARQSFTAVWVRLPQLLTEFYDRIILTKIGKKIERLLKIDASLEVQHTNLCPDKKKEDKAEEECTLSSPTMLNKASINSTMDGTIQPLYSDIVTHKASPISENSYSRNYNPKNSNNNLVPSKDSNQNNKEKILDNNIDQVAIEEHVNQIPNSLLEKQYSCMHIDVISIRSS, via the exons ATGGATATTAATATATCAGCCGATGGTGATAATTCGGGAGCAGAAAAAATCAATGAAGACAACTCCATCCAGCTATCTCCCCAAGATATACAACGCATTTATGAGCCTTGGAAATTTTCAGTTATCATCAAGCTTATGGGTAAGAGAATCCTCCATCACTACCTCAAAAAAAAGATACAAGATTTATGGAGAGCGACTGAAAAATTTTCGTTAATAGATCTTGGAGAagattattatattgttaaatttaGTAAAGAGGAGAACGTGATCAAGGCTCTTCAGAATGGACCTTGGTTTATCAATAGTTTTTTCTTATCTGTGCAAAAATGGAAACCAAACTTCATGGCCTCTCACGCAAGACAAAGTTTTACTGCAGTTTGGGTTCGTCTTCCACAACTTCTAACTGAATTTTATGATAGAATTATATTGACaaaaattggaaagaaaattgaAAGATTGTTAAAAATTGATGCAT CATTAGAAGTTCAACATACCAACTTATGTCCAGATAAAAAAAAGGAAGACAAAGCTGAGGAAGAGTG TACCCTTTCATCACCAACTATGCTTAACAAGGCATCAATTAATTCAACTATGGATGGTACTATACAACCGTTGTATTCTGATATAGTCACTCATAAAGCCTCTCCCATTAGCGAAAATTCTTATTCAAGGAACTATAATCCTAAAAACTCCAATAATAACCTAGTACCATCCAAAGATTCAAATCAAAATAACAAAGAGAAAATCTTGGACAATAATATTGACCAAGTTGCAATTGAAGAGCATGTAAACCAAATTCCTAATTCTCTCTTGGAAAAGCAATACTCATGCATGCATATAGATGTGATCTCTATTAGATCCTCCTAG